CGCCGTGATCGACGCGGGGTCTCGCGGCGGTGCGACCGTGGTCTGCGATGTGCCCCGGCGCAGCACCGACGCGGCCGAGGCGGCGCTGGAGGCCGCTGATCTCGTCGTCGTGACGGCAGCCGCCGACGTGCGGTCGTGTGCCGCGGCCGCGGCCGCGAAGCCCTGGATCACCGCATGCAATCCGAACATCGGTCTCGTGGTCCGTGGTCCCGCCCCTGGCGGGCTGCGGGCCGCCGAGGTCGCCGACATCGTCGACCTTCCGCTGCTGGCGTCGATGCGTCCGCAGCCTGGTCTCGACGAGGCGCTCGAACGCGGCGGGTTGCGCCCCACACGCCGGTCACCGTTGACCACGGCCGCGCGACGCGTGCTGGATGTGCTGGCGCAGCATCCCGTACGGGAGGCGGCATGAGCCCGTCCCTGATCGACCGGGTCCGCGAACGGCTCGTCGCCGAGACCGCACCGCTGAGCCCCGACGTGGTGGCCGCGGCGATCCGCGCCGAATCCGGCGGGCTGCTCGGGGACACCGAGGTGCTGAGCAACCTGCGTGCTCTGGACACCGAGCTGACCGGAGCCGGCATTCTCGAGCCGCTGCTGAGGGCCGAGGGCACCACCGACGTCCTCGTCACCGCGCCCGATGCGGTATGGGTCGACGCCGGTCGGGGCCTGCGCCGCACCGACGTGCGGTTCCCCGACGAGGCCGCGGTGCGACGGCTCGCCCAGCGGCTCGCGCTGCTCGCCGGGCGGCGACTCGACGAGGCCCAGCCCTGGGTCGACGGCCACCTCGGCGGATTCGGCCCGTTCACGGTGCGCCTGCACGCCGTGCTGCCGCCGATCGCGGCGGCCGGCACGTGTCTGTCGCTGCGGGTTCTGCGACCCGCCACCCAGAACCTCGACGGCCTTGCGCGGTCGGGCACGATCGCGTCCGTCGCGCTCGACCTCCTCCAGCGCATCATCGATGCCAGGCTCGCGTACCTGATCTCAGGTGGCACGGGCGCGGGCAAGACCACGCTGTTGTCGGCGCTGCTGGGGGCAGTTCCAGAGCGGGAACGCATCGTGTGCGTCGAGGACGCCGCCGAGCTCGCGCCGCCACACCCGCACGTCGTGCGGCTGGTGGCGCGCAACGCCAATGTCGAGGGCGTCGGTGAGATCACGATGCGTGGCCTGGTCCGCCAGGCCTTGCGGATGCGGCCGGACCGGATCGTCGTCGGCGAGGTCAGAGGGGCCGAGGTCGTCGATCTGCTCGCCGCGCTCAACACCGGCCACGACGGCGGCGCAGGCACCGTTCACGCCAACAGCCCTGCCGAGGTGCCCGCGCGGCTCGAAGCGCTCGGAGCGCTCGGCGGTCTCGACCGGTACGCCCTCAACGCCCAGGTCGCCGCAGCCGTGCAGGTTCTGCTGCACGTCGACCGTGCGCGCAGCGGGCACCGCAGGCTCAGCGAGATCGCGGTGCTCAGACGCGCCGACCGCGGCCTCGACGTTCTCACCGCGTGGCATGTCGACAGCGGATTCGGTTCCGGTATGGACCTTCTCGGCCAGACCCTGGCGCGAAGAGGCGCATCGTGAGCGCGGCCGCGCTGGCCCTGGCCGCCGCGTTGTTGATCTGGCCGTCGCGCCAACGGCGCCTGCGCAGCGCGCGGCGGGTAGGACGCCGCAGGACGTGGTGGCCGCTGTTCGTCGTGTGCGTCGGCGCGGTCGCGTGGCTGGTACCGGTGCCGGTCGCGCTCGCGGCCGGTGTCGTCGCGGCCACCGTCGCGGTACGCCGTCGGGACCGCGCCGCCGCGCAGCGGAGCCAACACGAATCTTCAGCTCTGCAGGGTGCTTTGGATGTCCTGGTGGGTGAGTTGCGCGTCGGGGCCCATCCGGTGGACGCGTTCGGTACCGCGGCGGGCGAGTCGGGCGGACCGGTCGCCGAGGGCATGCGCGCAGTCGCCGCGCGGGCACGTCTGGGTGCCGACGTCGCAGCCGGACTCGACGACGTCGCCCGCACGTCCGAGTTGCCCGGTCACTGGGAGCGGCTCTCGCTGTGCTGGCGACTGGCGCAGACGCACGGTCTGGCCATCGGCACGCTGATGCGGGCCGCGCACGAGGACATCGTGGAGCGGGAACGGTTTTCGGCGCGTGTACGGGCGGCCATGGCGGGTCCTCGGACCAC
This genomic window from Mycolicibacterium goodii contains:
- a CDS encoding TadA family conjugal transfer-associated ATPase; this translates as MSPSLIDRVRERLVAETAPLSPDVVAAAIRAESGGLLGDTEVLSNLRALDTELTGAGILEPLLRAEGTTDVLVTAPDAVWVDAGRGLRRTDVRFPDEAAVRRLAQRLALLAGRRLDEAQPWVDGHLGGFGPFTVRLHAVLPPIAAAGTCLSLRVLRPATQNLDGLARSGTIASVALDLLQRIIDARLAYLISGGTGAGKTTLLSALLGAVPERERIVCVEDAAELAPPHPHVVRLVARNANVEGVGEITMRGLVRQALRMRPDRIVVGEVRGAEVVDLLAALNTGHDGGAGTVHANSPAEVPARLEALGALGGLDRYALNAQVAAAVQVLLHVDRARSGHRRLSEIAVLRRADRGLDVLTAWHVDSGFGSGMDLLGQTLARRGAS
- a CDS encoding type II secretion system F family protein, giving the protein MSAAALALAAALLIWPSRQRRLRSARRVGRRRTWWPLFVVCVGAVAWLVPVPVALAAGVVAATVAVRRRDRAAAQRSQHESSALQGALDVLVGELRVGAHPVDAFGTAAGESGGPVAEGMRAVAARARLGADVAAGLDDVARTSELPGHWERLSLCWRLAQTHGLAIGTLMRAAHEDIVERERFSARVRAAMAGPRTTAQVLAGLPLAGIALGQAIGAAPVAFLVRPGAGTWLLVVGVVLACAGLLWSDRILAKVTR